The Streptomyces cyanogenus DNA segment CTCCCTCGCCGAGGCGGAACAGGCCGGCCACCGCGTCCGCGCCGTCGACGTCGAGTTCTCCTCCGTCGCGGGCGCCGGCCTGTACGGCGACGGCTACAAGGGCCGCGCCCGCATGGTCGTGGATCTGGAGGAGGAGATCCTGCGCGGAGTCACCTTCGTCGGCCCCGGCGTCGGCGAACTCATCCACTCGGCCACCGTCGCCGTCGCGGGGCGCGTCCCGCTCGGCCGCCTCTGGCACGCGGTTCCGTCGTACCCGACCCTGAGCGAGGTGTGGCTGCGCCTGCTGGAGGCCTACCGGGACAACTGACCTCCCGTCAGGGCAGGTCGAAGCCGAGGGCCGCGGCCGCCGCCGCAGGTGTCGGCCCGCCCCACAGGGCTGCCACCGCCTCGTTGGTCGACAGGGAGCGCAGCTCCGCGCGGTCCAGGTACAGGGTGCCGTCCAGGTGGTCCGTCTCGTGCTGGACGATGCGGGCCGGCCAGCCGGTGAACAGCTCGTCCAGTGGGCGGCCGTGCTCGTCCTCGGCGCGCAGCCGCACCTCGGCGTGCCGGGCGACCACCGCCTGCCAGCCCGGCACGCTCAGGCAGCCCTCGAAGAACGCGGCGCGGGCGGTGCCGACCGGCTCGTACACCGGGTTGACCAGCACCCGGAACGGCTGCGGGACGCGGCCCCGGGCCACCGCGACCTCCTCCGGCACCGGCGCCGGGTCCTCCAGGACGGCGATCCTGAGCGGTACGCCGACCTGCGGCGCGGCCAGGCCCACGCCGGGGGCCGCGTGCATGGTGACGCGCAGGGCCTCGACGAACCGG contains these protein-coding regions:
- a CDS encoding peptide deformylase, with translation MAPPRDHAPLAERVEELLAAGGPLPIVAAGQPVLRHGTEPYDGQLGPALLARFVEALRVTMHAAPGVGLAAPQVGVPLRIAVLEDPAPVPEEVAVARGRVPQPFRVLVNPVYEPVGTARAAFFEGCLSVPGWQAVVARHAEVRLRAEDEHGRPLDELFTGWPARIVQHETDHLDGTLYLDRAELRSLSTNEAVAALWGGPTPAAAAAALGFDLP